One Canis lupus baileyi chromosome 1, mCanLup2.hap1, whole genome shotgun sequence genomic window, GCCCTCAGATGGCTTCCTCCTATCCCCAGGTGTTCTCTTCGACCTCAAAGGGAAAAACTAGAATACGGCAGGTAGATCCTGGAGGCTGTTCCTGGGCAACTGTCCTCTCTCCAGAGCCACAAAACATGCAGGGGTCCTGCAGGTGGTGAGATCTTGTGACCCCGAGGGGCTTGGAGGGGACCCTCTATTTTACCTGCGTGACATATGTTGGAGGATGATACCCCCAGCCAGAAGGAATGCATTCAGCCCCCACCTAGACTCTAAGTCCTGACATTCAAATccatccctgtcccctcccaTCACTGGGGGTCTCGGGGCTCCACTGTTTTTCGTGGTCCGCCCTCCCCTCTCTAGCCGCTACCACAGTGACCTTTCAGCGACCCGGACTGGATTACAGTGCCCACCTGCTAAGAGCTGGACAGCGGAAGCCTTTGGGATAGGCTCTCTCTTTACCAGGAGCGGCCTTGGCCGTGCACCCAGCCCAGTCTGTGGATCCAGCCTTATCTAGGCCCCTCCCCAGCAATCTGTGCGCTCCAGCCCGCCACTCATCTTGTCCTTTGTTACCAGAACATGCCATGCACTGGCAGGCTCTCCACCTTTGCACCTGCCGTTCCGTCTGCCCATCCTTCCAGCAAATTCCTGCTCATCTTTAAAGGTGCAGCTCAAAGGTCTACTCCTGCCTGAAGCCCTCTCTAACCACCTATCTTAGCTTGGGCTGCCATCACCAAATAccacagggagggcagggggggctTACACAACACACACtaactttctcacagttctggaggctggaagcctgggatcagggtgccagcacggtcaggttctggtgagagctctcttcctggcttgcacgCTGCCTTCTCCCCGTGTCCTCACGTggtagagggaggaagggaggcagagagggacagaaagagagagagagaaatatctcctttcttcttcttataaggccaCTACTCCTATCAGATTAGAACCCCGACCTTAGGACTTTGTTTAACCTTATGACCTTCTAAAAACCGCATCTCAGAATACAGTcatactgggggttagggcttcaaacTATGAATTTGGCGGAGGTGGGGGTACAATTTACCCCAACGTACTTCCCCAGACAAAGGGGGTTGCTGCCTCCCTAGGAGCCCCATATTCACCAGGGGAGGGTGTCCCTTTCTTGGAGCACCACCATCCCTCATCCCCATTTGTGTTTCCTGGTTTAACGGACCAAGTGCTCCTGCCCAATCCCATCCCCTGCTCTTTTGGGGCCACCCCCTCTGTGGAAGGACACTGTCTCCCAGCAGACCTTGGGTGCTGACCTGTCTTCCCAACTGTGCCCAGGGCTCTGAGGCGGCAGGGGCCTGCCTCTCACTCATCTCTAGGCACCCAGCAGGCCTCATGAGGAGAATTCTGGTTCCACTGTGGTTCCACTGGTGCCATGCTGGGTGAGGTCCCCACTTGGTGTCTCTGTCACCCTGCCCCATCCTCTTATTCCTCCCCAGCCCGGGTGTCTTCCCATCCTGAGAGGAGAGGGTCCTGCTGCCTGTACTGGCAACAGCAACCCCGGGCAGCACACCTGGTGTGCATTCTCAGCGCAGGACGCCTTCAAGAGCCTGTGCTTTCTTACTACCCTGCGATTTTAGCAGGCTGTGATTTTTAGCACCGcagaaaaaaaccctgaaaatccCACTGAGCGTTTTCGGGTTCCCGACCAGATGTCCACACGGGCAAGGTGCAGAAATGGGTGCTGCCTCTGGCCCAGAGAGTGGCTCCGGGCTCacaaaggttatttatttaatatatttgcttttacgCTCAGGCCAAAAGCTTAAAATATCTCGTGTATGAGctttggaccaaaaaaaaaaaaaaattgaagcagtTGGGCCATTAATCATTGGGAATATGTTGAATAGGAACTTGATTAAAGCACAGTATGTGTTCCGCAGACGGAGCTGCTGCTTCACAGTGACCGCAGTGGAAGCTCGGCCTCCCCGGCCGGCTGTGCTTTTGCGGGGCGCCTCCTCCGGGGCTCCCGGGCGGGCTCTGGCGCCTTGCCAGGCTCTGGAAGGccaccttgggggggggggggtcctggccTGCGCAGCCCGGCTCTCCCCAAACGGGCACACCTCCAACCGGCGCCCGGGCGGTGTCGGGCTTCGGCGCACTAAGTCTTAAGGGGCGCTGCGGGGGAGGTAGAGGCAGCGGCGACCTGCGGGCCCCGGggtgcgcccccgcccccccgccgccgcccgcggtcCCGGGATAGAGCCGCGAGGCGCCACGTGGCTGGGGAGACGCGCTGCCTTAACCCCCAGCTCCAGCAGCGaatgcggaggcggcggccaagGGGACCCGGCCTGGCCACCTCGTTCcccaggatcccgggacccagCGCCCTGCGAGCCGCGGGCAGGGCCCTCCCGAGGTCCCCGAGGTCCCCGAGGTCCCCGAGCCCCGGCTCCCGCCCCGGAGCCCACCGGAACTGGGGCGGaggtgcggggcgcgggggcagAGGCTCCCGAGCCCGGGGTCCCCGTCCCGGCTCAGCTCGGCGTCCTCCGTCTGCGCGCCCCGCCTGGCCGCGGAACCCCGGCCCTGGGCTCCAGCTCCAGGCACGGCGCCAGCCCCGCGCGCCCAGCCTCCCGCGCCTCGGGCCGGGGCAagtcctggaaaagaaaaagttgtcCTGCCCCGCGGACCCGCCGGCCGCGTCCTCCCgctccccgcggccgccgcctgcCTCGCCTCCGCGCCCCGCGCGGTCCTAGCGCCCGGCGCCGCCAGCCCGGGGACCCCGCAGGACGCGGCGGGCGGGGACCGGCTCCTGCGCGGCCTCGGCGGGGCGGCCCGAGGTCAGGGAGGGGGACGCGGAGCCGCCGCGCGCCGGGCGCTCCCCTCGGCCTCCCGGCCGGCtccggccccctccccgcgccgccgcccagCCGACACCGGGGCCCCGGCGGGGCCACTGGGAGCTCTGAGAGCGAGTCCCGCGGCGGTGGCTCAGGCCGCaagcccggcccccggcccccccgcccccccgcccccaccgcgcGCCGCGCCTGGGCGCTCCCGGACTCCCCGGCCGCCGGCTGGAAGTGGAGCCCCGGGGCAGCCCGAGGAGGGGGCCCGGTCCCCGGCCACGTGCGTGCGGGGGCGACGGCTCGGCCCAGGGCGGGGCGCGCGCGCGTCCGGGTCgggccggcggggccggggcagggggcgcCGCGCCGGGGCCCCTCCCGCCCGCGCCGCGCTGCGGCCCCGCTCGCCTCCCCCGCCGGCGGCCCGGCGCTAGGACCCAGGAGGCGCCGCCGCTCCGTCGGGCTCCGCAGGGCGCCGCCCCCGGTATAAACGCGGGCCCCGCGCGGGCCTGGCCATTCGCGACCGGAGCTGCGCGGGCGCgaggcggcggggcccggggctcgggggcggcggcggcgttgGCGCCCCGCGCGGGCTGGAGGCCGCCGAGGCGCGCCATGCCGGGAGGGCTGTAGCTCCCCCATGGAGTCGGCCGACTTCTACGAGGCGGAGCCGCGGCCCCCGATGAGCAGCCACCTCCAGAGCCCCCCGCACGCGCCCAGCAGCGCCGCCTTCGGCTTCCCCCGGGGCGCGGGCTCCGCGCAGGCCCCCGCCCCACCTGCCGCCCCGGAGCCGCTGGGCGGCATCTGCGAACACGAGACGTCCATCGACATCAGCGCCTACATCGACCCGGCCGCCTTCAACGACGAGTTCCTGGCCGACCTGTTCCAGCACAGCCGGCAGCAGGAGAAGGCCAAGGCGGCCGCGGcccccgcgggcggcggcggcggcggcggcggcggcggcggcggcgacttCGACTACGCGGGCGCCCCCGGGGGCCCCGGCGGCGCGGCGATGCCCGGCGGCGCGCACGGCCCGGCTCCCGGCTACGGCTGCGCGGCGGCCGGCTACCTGGACGGCAGGCTGGAGCCGCTGTACGAGCGCGTCGGGGCGCCGGCGCTGCGGCCGCTGGTGATCAAGCAGGAGCCGCGCGAGGACGACGAGGCGAAGCAGCTGGCGCTGGCCGGCCTCTTCCCCtaccagccgccgccgccgccgccgccgcacccgcacccgcacccgcacccgcacgcGCACGCGCCGCCCGCGCACCTGGCCGCCCCGCACCTGCAGTTCCAGATCGCGCACTGCGGCCAGACCACCATGCACCTGCAGCCCGGCCACCCCACGCCGCCGCCCACGCCCGTGCCCAGCCCTCACCCGGCGCCCGCCCTCGGCCCCGCGGGCTTGCCGGGCCCCGGCGGCGCGCTCAAGGCGCTGGCCGCCGCGCACCCCGACCTccgcgcggcgggcggcggcggaggcggaggaggcggcggaggaggcggcggaggcggaggaggcggaggcggcggcgcgggcaAAGTCAAGAAGTCGGTGGACAAGAACAGCAACGAGTACCGGGTGCGGCGCGAGCGCAACAACATCGCCGTGCGCAAGAGCCGGGACAAGGCCAAGCAGCGCAACGTGGAGACGCAGCAGAAGGTGCTGGAGCTCACCAGTGACAATGACCGCCTGCGCAAGCGGGTGGAACAGCTGAGCCGCGAGCTGGACACGCTGCGGGGCATCTTCCGCCAGCTGCCCGAGAGCTCCCTGGTCAAGGCCATGGGCAACTGCCCGTGAGGCGCGGGGCGGCCGCCCGCTGGGACCCCGGGCGTGGATTCGTGGAGTCGGGCTCGGCTCGGGATCTCCAGGCTGCCCCCCGCGGCGCAGGCCCGGCCTGGGAGGCCCCGGCCCGCCGATTCGGTGCGCCCAGGACGGGGGT contains:
- the CEBPA gene encoding CCAAT/enhancer-binding protein alpha isoform X1 translates to MESADFYEAEPRPPMSSHLQSPPHAPSSAAFGFPRGAGSAQAPAPPAAPEPLGGICEHETSIDISAYIDPAAFNDEFLADLFQHSRQQEKAKAAAAPAGGGGGGGGGGGGDFDYAGAPGGPGGAAMPGGAHGPAPGYGCAAAGYLDGRLEPLYERVGAPALRPLVIKQEPREDDEAKQLALAGLFPYQPPPPPPPHPHPHPHPHAHAPPAHLAAPHLQFQIAHCGQTTMHLQPGHPTPPPTPVPSPHPAPALGPAGLPGPGGALKALAAAHPDLRGGGGGGGGGGGAGKVKKSVDKNSNEYRVRRERNNIAVRKSRDKAKQRNVETQQKVLELTSDNDRLRKRVEQLSRELDTLRGIFRQLPESSLVKAMGNCP
- the CEBPA gene encoding CCAAT/enhancer-binding protein alpha isoform X2; translated protein: MESADFYEAEPRPPMSSHLQSPPHAPSSAAFGFPRGAGSAQAPAPPAAPEPLGGICEHETSIDISAYIDPAAFNDEFLADLFQHSRQQEKAKAAAAPAGGGGGGGGGGGGDFDYAGAPGGPGGAAMPGGAHGPAPGYGCAAAGYLDGRLEPLYERVGAPALRPLVIKQEPREDDEAKQLALAGLFPYQPPPPPPPHPHPHPHPHAHAPPAHLAAPHLQFQIAHCGQTTMHLQPGHPTPPPTPVPSPHPAPALGPAGLPGPGGALKALAAAHPDLRAAGGGGAGKVKKSVDKNSNEYRVRRERNNIAVRKSRDKAKQRNVETQQKVLELTSDNDRLRKRVEQLSRELDTLRGIFRQLPESSLVKAMGNCP